The Dermacentor variabilis isolate Ectoservices chromosome 4, ASM5094787v1, whole genome shotgun sequence genome contains the following window.
AAAATCGCGTGCTTTCTCTCATTGACGTTTTGGTCGTTAGTCGGCTTCCCAACCAGCACGCTCTTTGCCTCGCCAGATTGGCTGTCGCCGGGCCCAGTGGAGTTTTCCTGAAGTGGAGACGCGTCAGAGGGTGTGCTGTCTGCCGCCGATTCTTCGGTCGTTGCTCGGGATGCTGCATCGGCATCAGCATGGTCCATTATGTGTTCAGCCATCTCGTCGCCTTTAACTGGACTTGTTACCGCTGCATAGGATCGCACGCAGTCTTGTTCTTCGTGGCCGAATCGTCGGCAGAGTGCACAGCGTGGTATGCGACACTCGCGCCTGATATGTCCAGTTCCATTGCACCGGAGGCATAACGGGGGCCTTCCTGGTACATGCACGAGCGCTAAGTTTTCCGCGACGCGCACCTGATGAGGCAAGTCTTCAACTGTAATTCCAGGCTTTGGCAAGAGTGTCACCAAACGGGTGGTGGACCCTTTATCATTACATACCTGTACCCGCCACTTTTCGCGGGCGATATCTGTAACCTTTCCGTAAGGGGCTAACGCTGCTCGAACCTCGTCGTCGTGAACGAAATGTAACAGCCAATAAAGCTTCAGTCTGATGCCTTGGTTGCAGGGATCATAAACGACACAGGGCTGGTCTTTCACGTTGAATGTTTCTGCCGCAAGCATCTTTTTCTTCGAAGCTTCATCACGGAAGGTCACCGTCCACACATGGTTCATTTGGAAGGCGCCAAGGgccaccacttccggcagcagtgcaagacGCGCGAGCGCATCTCGAAAGTGCTCGACCCGATACGGCCTGCTTTTAACATCCGCGTGCAAAAATACTGTATACAAAACTGATGTACCTGAAGGCAGATGAGGCAAAACAACTTGATAATCCGGGTAAGGCTTATCCGTACACCTGGTGCCACGGCCGAGGGCCGCTGTATCCGCCCCTACGGAGCAAGGCATTCCGCGTCCGTTCACTGCGGTGGCCGGAAATGGAATCCtcctatactaacgaggagacatgcgtggcgccagctaaagcactatatacaggatttgaaaaaaagaaattgcaaaaccacgaatgttttcattccgtatgactgccatacaaaagggttcgaggtacagggcaaaaagcaagggagacaagggacagccttgccgtacagacgagcggagtggcacccgcgaactaagacacttattaactataagctgcatgtaacagtcttcataagccattttaacgccatctacaatgacgctcccaacattacagtactgcagtatagcgaaaagcacctcatgtgacacccggtcgaacgccttcgcaaagtctagctgcaacatggccacccgacccccaatggcatcgcaacattcaagcacattccttgcaatgtgggtgttcgtgaaaatggtgcggcctttaatgccacacgtctggtgtggccctacaagctgctgaatcacgctttgaaatcgtcgagccagtactttcataaatattttgtaatctgtgttggtcagacttatcggtctgtatgaacttactgaaaggagcttttcccgttcatcggttttcggaattaatactatgtgcgaagtctggaatgagggtggtacttttttaaattcatacgcctctgagagtagtcggtgcaatatacacgcaaactcctgactgaatgccttgtaaaaagcggcgcctaggccgtccggccctggcgatttgcctggtggcagttcttctatcgccctttcaatctcggacacagctattggtctctcaagactttctctaacgtcgtcatccaaccttggcatctcgctcatgaattcactctcgaaggccagtccagaaggagtcacattgccgaacaattcgcgatagtgttccacaaaagctttctcaatcgacgaagcgtctgacgtcacctcgttttgaagacgtatctgttggatctcatttcttgacgcgtgacgcttttcatcgctcattgcccgtttgtttggtatctcacccatccataggcgttcgcttctagcgcgtataactgctgctttgtatcgctcggcgtcgataacttcaagctcgtgtcttactttctttacgttttcagctaatagatcgtgacccgcattttgtgcgcttgacagatattctagctgtctttgcagctctctttgtttctgtaatttatcgtgctgaaggctgcttcctctttctattgcaatgaacttaacttgaatcttaaattcctcccatgtggcagtaaaatattcaccctcatttgtcatcaactctgttatcttttccttaactct
Protein-coding sequences here:
- the LOC142578455 gene encoding uncharacterized protein LOC142578455 — its product is MPCSVGADTAALGRGTRCTDKPYPDYQVVLPHLPSGTSVLYTVFLHADVKSRPYRVEHFRDALARLALLPEVVALGAFQMNHVWTVTFRDEASKKKMLAAETFNVKDQPCVVYDPCNQGIRLKLYWLLHFVHDDEVRAALAPYGKVTDIAREKWRVQVCNDKGSTTRLVTLLPKPGITVEDLPHQVRVAENLALVHVPGRPPLCLRCNGTGHIRRECRIPRCALCRRFGHEEQDCVRSYAAVTSPVKGDEMAEHIMDHADADAASRATTEESAADSTPSDASPLQENSTGPGDSQSGEAKSVLVGKPTNDQNVNERKHAILVSASVTTAKDETEGIEDVEMTAAAKAAAKRPREATDGSQASPEPSSSGEPSPKTAITRRMGLKPKPKIPPDRRSASTLTPT